Genomic DNA from Roseburia intestinalis L1-82:
CTCCATATTCTTATTCACAGAAAATGAGATTTGATTATATATGCTATGTAGATTCGCTTTAATACTTTCTATATTTTTTCGTATTTCTGCTTTTACACTTTTATCTGATACTCCTCTATAAGCTGCTACTAGTTTCTTATACTGATTAATTAATTTTTGAGTATTTTTTTCTAGTTCTACACCACCTTGTCCTATCTTACTACCAATAGCAAAATTTAATTTATTTATCAAAGAATTTCCACTTTTAATATTTATATCAATATTCGGTAAAGTTTCCATTACTTCATTTTTATAGTATGCATTTTTTAATAGCTCAATCCATAGACGAAGTTGACATATAGCAACTGCTTTTGAGTTTAAATCTACGCCAAATAAACAGTTTTCAATAATAGTTCTTTTTTCATTGAACAGTGTTTCTTGCACCGACTGAGATAATACATTGTTTTTATCATAATGAAAACTCTTTCCCTGACCATCATATACACTTAATATATCATCTATAACATCTATATCATATTCTGTTAGGAGTTCATCTTTTCCATGCTTAAACAACACTCCAAGCTGTTTCTTTATTGCAATAATCCTCTCCATATAATCAAGTGCTTTTTTCAATAAATTCAATACTTTTTGATACCTGTTGTTAAATGAAACTAAGGTTATGGAGTGATCTTTACCTCATACAGGGCAGATATATAGTAATAATGGGTGCACCAAATAAAACGTCATCACTATCCGTTCTAAATGGCCTCGATCTGTACCCATCCCTATATGGCAGCTCACCTCTCATGTCCAACAGGATCATCCTCCTTACGGCGGGTCCTCACTTCCTTCGTTCTGCCTGTCCATAACCAGGGTGCCAGCTTAGCTATTCATCAGGGTCTTGCCCTCCGGAGAAAATTCCTGCCGGCTACCAGCTCATTCTTTGTACTTTCATTACTGATCTAACACTCCGATTACAGCACCTTTCGGTGGACGCTTCCTGTAATCATTATGGTTGTTCTTTATTACTCTTTTACGCAGACTTTAGCTGCTCTCCCGGATGTCGGATGCCTTCCAACATCTTTGATGCATCATAGCTAACTCCCTTGGTAAGGATCACATGGAATACTCTTATCAGCTTACATGCTACTGCTATCAACGACTGCATCTTTTTTAATGGATTCTTTTCCCTGGTGGTGTAATACCTGTGGATTTCTTTGAATTCTTCATTCTTTCCCACCACCGATATCGCCGCCTCGAAAAGAAGATATCTGAGACGCTTGCGCCCTCTTTTGCTTATCTTTGTCTTTCCGTTGTGCTTACCGGAACTATCTGCCACCAGTTCTAATCCTGCCAGTTTCTGAAGTTCTTTCGTGCTATCGAAGCGCGTGATATCACCAACTTCTGCTATGAAACCAGCTACTGTTGTTATTCCTATGCCCTTTATTTCAAGCAGCTTATCCGCATACCTGATCTGCTGGCACAGTTCTTTGATCAGATCATTGACCCGTTCAAGGCGTTTTGTCTGGAGTTCATAATCCTCTATCAGATCCTGTATCTCCATCCGGGCTTCTGTAAGACCTGTTCTTAATCCTATGCTTCTCATTGCCGCATTCAGGATCTTCAGTGCCTTTTTATTCCCATTTCTCCGGAGTTTGGCATCTTTCCATATCTTTATGATGCCTTCTTCTCCAAGCTTTACTATCTCCTCGGGAGTCGGTGCCTGTTTTAATACCAGCAGACCTCCCTTGGCATCTATGTGTGTATAAATTCCCTTATATTCCGGAAAATACACCGCAATCCATTTCTGCAGACGGTTCTTCGCCCTGGTCTGTTCTTCTACAAGCACAAACCGGCGGTTTGACGCATTCCGCAGTTCTGCATATACACCTGTCGGCATATAGGAATAAAAATACCGTCCATCCCTTACAAGCCCTGCAATAACACGCGGATCTTTTCTGTCATTTTTAGATGGACTGTTGTCATCTAACTCTTTGGTCTTATGCACATGGTGCGGATTTACCATCACAAACTTTATACTCTTTTCGCCCATGAACTGCCCAAGATCAAACCAGTAATGACCGGTTGGTTCAATTCCTACCAGTGCCTCTTCAAGTTCACTTTTCTGCATCAGCTCCACAATCGTATTGTAAAAGCTATTGAATCCCTCCATAGAGTTTGAAAACGCTACAGGCTTTCTGGTAAGCTCAATGCCTCTCCAGTTAAAAGCTCTGAAATAATGCTTTTCACTGCCAACATCAATACCAACAATCATTGTTGTTTCTTTTACTTGCTCAATCTTCTTGTTTTGTGTAGAATTCATTTGTAGATACCTTCCTTATTCTGCTCATTTGCTAACTGGCCGGTCAGCAATGACAGTTTAACTTAGGTATCTATTTTTGTAAAATCATTTACTCTCTACACTTTGAATTATACAGGAAGCTCTCCATTCTTTAATATTGACTTTACGCTTTATGCAGACCGTCTGCACAAATTCAAATCTGCACTATTCGCTTTCCTGCATATCCTCATCGGCTTGTGCAATCATCTGTCTGTACTGTTCTTTTACACTTTCCGGTGCAAGTATCTGTACCTTGCCATTAAAACCAAATACCCAACCAAAAAAGGTTGGACTGGCTGATACTTCGGTCTGTACCCTGAAAGAAGTCATATCATACGCAAGGGTTGTCACATCTTCTCCGAAACGGTCAACCATTGTTTTCATCAGACTGTTATCACATCGTAAATCCACAAGGACTTTCTCGCCTGAGAACATAAAGAATACTTCTTTTGTGTAATTCTCAATATCAAAATCATCAGGCATAGGAATAATATCCTTATCCAGTATCTCCGGCTTGGAAGCAATACGGTCTACCCTGAAATTGATAACCTTGCTTTTCTTCTCAGAGTATCCGAGAACATAATAATAGTCCCCACACCAGAGAAGTTTATACGGGTTCAGCTTATAAATCTCGCCCTTATTCTTCAGAACCTTTTTCTTTAATCCGGTATAATCATAATACTGAAAAGAAATCTGTTTACCTGCGTTAATGGCTTCATTTATAGCGTCGATGATGTAATATATCTGCTCATTATCTGGCTTAATTCGATTGACCACATAATTATTACGCTTCAACTTTGCCACCTGCCCCGGACTGGTCATCGTATGTATCTTCTCAATCAGCGTTTCGCTTTTCTTCTTTGTAATGAACTTCGATGACTCTACTTCATCTATCAGCAGTTTCAGCTCCGGCAGTTCAAACTTTCGGCTGGCTACAAAATACTTGCTTTGCGTCGAATGAATGGTTACAATATCCAGTCCATATTCCACAAGAGCTGCTATATCCTTCGTTATGGTTGTCCTGTGAGCAGAAATCCCATATTCCTCATTCAAAATCCCGATGAGCTGCGTTGTAGAAAGCGGGTGTTCTTCATCAGTACGCTCCAACAAGATTTTCAGTAGATATAGTATTCTTGGTTTTGCTTCCATACATTTATCCTTTCTCGAACAGACTCACCGCAAATTACAGTAAATTTCACCCGATTTCTTTTAAAATACCCATCAGTACAAAACGAGCATTGTCATATTCATAGGAACAGGTAGACAGTGTAAGCAGTCTGTCCTCATCGGATACAGTTGTCCCGGAGGTAAACAAGGAATTATCCAGCGCTGTTTTCAGCAGTCCGCTGCGTTCCTCTTTCGTTTTCTCAAATTCATACACCTTTGAATCTGACGGTGTAACATATCCGGCGATCAGCTTCACTTTATAATTCTGCTTTGGTGTGAGCAGATACAAAACAGAATGTTCTTCGTAATATTCCTGCTTACTGTATTTAGGCAGAGAGCCGAACATCGTGTTGTTTTTCATATTATGACCGTAGATAATGGTATGCAGATCAGAACAATCGGCGGCGTTTCGGTAATCCATAAAAAGCGTTCCCGCTATATTCCAAGTACCGT
This window encodes:
- a CDS encoding IS110 family RNA-guided transposase, whose product is MNSTQNKKIEQVKETTMIVGIDVGSEKHYFRAFNWRGIELTRKPVAFSNSMEGFNSFYNTIVELMQKSELEEALVGIEPTGHYWFDLGQFMGEKSIKFVMVNPHHVHKTKELDDNSPSKNDRKDPRVIAGLVRDGRYFYSYMPTGVYAELRNASNRRFVLVEEQTRAKNRLQKWIAVYFPEYKGIYTHIDAKGGLLVLKQAPTPEEIVKLGEEGIIKIWKDAKLRRNGNKKALKILNAAMRSIGLRTGLTEARMEIQDLIEDYELQTKRLERVNDLIKELCQQIRYADKLLEIKGIGITTVAGFIAEVGDITRFDSTKELQKLAGLELVADSSGKHNGKTKISKRGRKRLRYLLFEAAISVVGKNEEFKEIHRYYTTREKNPLKKMQSLIAVACKLIRVFHVILTKGVSYDASKMLEGIRHPGEQLKSA
- a CDS encoding helix-turn-helix transcriptional regulator, with protein sequence MEAKPRILYLLKILLERTDEEHPLSTTQLIGILNEEYGISAHRTTITKDIAALVEYGLDIVTIHSTQSKYFVASRKFELPELKLLIDEVESSKFITKKKSETLIEKIHTMTSPGQVAKLKRNNYVVNRIKPDNEQIYYIIDAINEAINAGKQISFQYYDYTGLKKKVLKNKGEIYKLNPYKLLWCGDYYYVLGYSEKKSKVINFRVDRIASKPEILDKDIIPMPDDFDIENYTKEVFFMFSGEKVLVDLRCDNSLMKTMVDRFGEDVTTLAYDMTSFRVQTEVSASPTFFGWVFGFNGKVQILAPESVKEQYRQMIAQADEDMQESE
- the srtB gene encoding class B sortase, producing the protein MKKVWKILILSVCITVFSLSAYHIYDYWKETQDSQRQNDVLIDKAVETAPQTQQTENGQTESAIKPVSETAPITVDFERLQEENKDIIAWLYCPDTEINYPVVQSKDNEYYLRRLLDGTWNIAGTLFMDYRNAADCSDLHTIIYGHNMKNNTMFGSLPKYSKQEYYEEHSVLYLLTPKQNYKVKLIAGYVTPSDSKVYEFEKTKEERSGLLKTALDNSLFTSGTTVSDEDRLLTLSTCSYEYDNARFVLMGILKEIG